From Pelotomaculum schinkii, one genomic window encodes:
- a CDS encoding DUF4179 domain-containing protein gives MFEKTYKSMNDQITPTPSLVADTVKLIQSHHRPKGCKSRPFYRRLFMIAAMLALCIVLATPVLAARIPAIYELMYLVSPEVAQLFMPVQEACEDNGIRMEVVSAYLHDNTAEIYITLQDLTGDRVDETTDLFDSYSIHRAFDSSATCQRVGYDSESKTATFLILITEWGDHDISGSKLTFSVREFISHKTSLEDVPVDINLARVEESSATQTIYAVGKSGINLSKYTSATNDFVVLNPGMSICAPISGLDVTAIGYIDGMLHIQLATSEKRTLDNHGYFYLVDKDGNQTQYDYSVSFIEGMDSNDRMDYQEFVFDIPKDEIGDYTLYGSFYTSGLHTEGRWQVTFPLMVSEDN, from the coding sequence ATGTTTGAAAAAACATATAAGAGTATGAACGATCAGATTACACCCACCCCGTCGTTGGTAGCCGATACAGTTAAGCTGATACAAAGCCACCACAGACCCAAAGGATGCAAATCCAGACCATTTTATCGCAGGCTGTTTATGATTGCAGCAATGCTTGCGCTATGCATTGTTCTTGCAACGCCGGTTCTGGCTGCAAGGATACCTGCCATATATGAACTTATGTATTTGGTGTCGCCGGAGGTTGCCCAATTATTTATGCCGGTACAGGAAGCCTGTGAGGACAACGGAATCCGCATGGAGGTGGTGTCGGCGTATCTCCACGATAATACGGCAGAGATATATATTACACTTCAAGACCTTACCGGTGACCGCGTTGACGAAACGACAGATCTGTTTGACAGCTATTCCATCCATCGCGCATTTGATTCATCTGCCACATGTCAGCGTGTGGGCTATGACTCGGAAAGCAAAACGGCCACATTTCTGATTCTAATTACCGAGTGGGGTGACCATGATATCTCGGGAAGCAAGCTCACCTTCTCGGTGCGGGAGTTTATCAGCCATAAAACTTCATTGGAGGATGTTCCGGTTGATATAAACCTTGCTAGAGTGGAAGAGTCCTCGGCAACGCAAACCATATACGCTGTAGGTAAAAGCGGCATAAATCTTTCCAAATATACAAGCGCGACAAATGACTTTGTTGTGCTGAATCCGGGGATGTCTATTTGTGCTCCAATAAGCGGCCTTGATGTGACCGCAATTGGATATATTGATGGAATGCTCCATATTCAGTTGGCAACCTCCGAAAAACGAACTTTGGACAATCACGGGTATTTCTACCTCGTTGATAAAGACGGCAATCAGACTCAATACGACTACAGCGTATCTTTCATTGAAGGCATGGACAGCAACGACAGAATGGACTATCAGGAGTTTGTGTTCGACATTCCGAAGGATGAAATCGGAGACTACACCCTGTATGGCTCCTTCTACACAAGCGGTCTTCATACCGAGGGTAGATGGCAGGTTACTTTCCCTCTGATGGTGAGTGAGGATAACTGA
- a CDS encoding DUF1848 family protein, whose product MSIFDGKPIAMNPKIVLSASRMTDMPKFYPDKLMEEVDNRLARGLEIHTLVLWTKHPASLLIDPLRSYLEELKNKNIQLYVQLTITGLGGLSIGIKANGKPLVLEPKAPSLQDSLPALPDIIYLAGSPDRIRLRVDPIVRIKDSKGNTFSSLKFLPVIIKSAAQYGIKYFSFSFLEKNMHQKVDKRFREMGCQIVPPDEEERHRTFHWLKQVESAYGVFISACCVPGFPDSKCIDGELLQQLHDRQEPADSRQPRKRPQCGCTYSIDIGGWPPKLCYTGCDYCYAHANYID is encoded by the coding sequence ATGTCGATATTCGACGGCAAACCCATTGCAATGAACCCAAAGATAGTGCTGAGCGCTTCGCGCATGACCGACATGCCCAAATTCTACCCGGACAAATTGATGGAAGAGGTAGATAATAGACTTGCACGTGGTTTGGAAATACACACCCTGGTTTTATGGACAAAGCATCCGGCAAGTTTATTAATTGACCCTTTGCGTTCATATCTCGAAGAACTAAAAAATAAAAATATACAACTCTATGTTCAGCTTACTATAACCGGGTTGGGAGGTTTAAGTATAGGGATAAAAGCAAACGGAAAGCCTTTGGTGTTGGAGCCAAAAGCTCCTTCCCTGCAAGACTCCTTACCGGCATTGCCTGATATTATTTACCTTGCCGGCAGCCCTGATAGAATAAGATTGAGAGTCGATCCAATAGTCAGAATTAAAGATAGTAAAGGAAATACTTTTTCCAGCCTCAAATTCCTGCCGGTTATTATCAAGTCAGCCGCTCAATATGGTATAAAATATTTTAGTTTTAGTTTTCTTGAAAAGAATATGCATCAGAAGGTAGATAAAAGATTTCGAGAGATGGGATGCCAAATTGTTCCCCCTGATGAGGAGGAACGGCACAGGACTTTTCATTGGTTAAAGCAAGTGGAATCAGCATACGGAGTTTTTATCAGTGCCTGCTGTGTGCCTGGATTTCCTGACAGCAAATGTATTGACGGTGAATTATTACAGCAGCTTCATGACCGTCAGGAACCGGCTGATTCAAGACAACCGAGGAAAAGGCCGCAATGCGGGTGCACGTATTCCATAGATATCGGCGGGTGGCCTCCCAAATTATGTTATACCGGGTGCGACTACTGCTATGCTCATGCCAATTATATAGACTAA
- a CDS encoding RNA polymerase sigma factor, producing MDFESQCTATIASVVREYADMVYRLAFAQVRSKSDADDIFQEVFLRYVRNNPAFVSEEHRKAWLIRVTINCAKKYWSSAWQRNTVPLDDNYRFLMPEENELDEVLRKLAPKYRSVIHLYYYEGYSISEIGKILSIKESTVRTQLTRARTQLSNMLKGEI from the coding sequence ATGGATTTCGAGTCGCAGTGCACGGCGACGATAGCGTCAGTTGTGAGAGAATATGCCGATATGGTTTATCGGCTTGCGTTCGCGCAGGTTCGCTCAAAGAGTGATGCTGACGATATTTTTCAGGAGGTCTTTCTGAGATATGTCCGAAACAATCCGGCCTTTGTTAGCGAAGAACACAGAAAAGCTTGGCTGATACGCGTCACAATCAACTGCGCAAAAAAGTATTGGTCATCGGCATGGCAGCGAAATACGGTACCGTTGGATGACAATTATAGATTCTTAATGCCGGAAGAAAATGAACTCGATGAGGTACTCAGAAAACTCGCTCCCAAGTATCGCTCGGTAATACACCTATATTACTACGAGGGGTACTCTATCAGCGAAATCGGCAAAATCCTCAGTATCAAGGAATCAACCGTCAGAACACAGCTTACAAGAGCAAGAACGCAGCTATCCAACATGCTGAAAGGAGAAATCTAA
- a CDS encoding ATP-binding cassette domain-containing protein has protein sequence MNSNRVLQVESITKVYGKGDNKTEALRGISFDVLEGEFLGIMGASGSGKTTLLRGLPETIQIDRTQQGWVYTS, from the coding sequence ATGAATTCAAATAGAGTTTTACAAGTCGAGAGTATCACAAAAGTCTACGGTAAGGGAGACAATAAGACAGAAGCCCTCAGAGGAATCAGCTTTGATGTGCTTGAAGGCGAGTTTTTGGGCATAATGGGGGCTAGCGGCTCCGGGAAAACAACATTGCTAAGGGGTTTACCGGAAACCATCCAGATCGACAGGACGCAACAGGGATGGGTTTATACCTCGTAA